From one Candidatus Cloacimonadota bacterium genomic stretch:
- a CDS encoding deoxynucleoside kinase — MEHLRIGIVGNIGVGKSTIVEAASQTPLCDLLLSTIPDKTGEEKVYAFQEKFNPKVLDAFYEDPAGNAFMAQIEFFNGRLDRQRQIEGCKGIILEDRTLPEDYHIFGMAQKILGNMTEEEFLAYQRNYNLMTSKIPEPDLMVYLKADVETLLARIKERGRESEASIPPKYLSQLNELYDLFINRHVKCPVLVIDANIDTPLPKYLKNTIQKIVEEIKNLNLRVTTPGISKWVTLPETAATLKAIDAESKLEKYLQENPKLIAVAGNVGLGKSTLAAIMQRSLKINGLYENPEKNPLLEKFLADKQTFCYDLQLHFLKMRKELQLKGKAKQESFVMDRSLPEDLLVFCYQFHEDGYLTANQLDDLTARFKAVCNEIPPADLLILLNGRSDLAWSRIQQRGREMEIAGGWNKNEIESLNKYYRTYSTDVTRFGFHKGKVMEIDVEKLDFTNRIHVGYIFDGIHRIFQEDYNE, encoded by the coding sequence ATGGAACATCTCAGAATTGGAATTGTCGGAAATATCGGAGTGGGAAAATCAACTATAGTGGAAGCTGCCTCGCAAACACCGCTTTGTGATCTGCTTTTATCTACGATACCCGATAAAACGGGAGAAGAAAAAGTTTATGCATTTCAGGAAAAATTCAATCCCAAAGTGCTGGATGCATTTTATGAAGATCCGGCGGGAAATGCTTTCATGGCACAAATTGAATTTTTTAATGGTCGCTTGGATAGGCAACGTCAGATAGAAGGTTGCAAAGGCATTATTCTGGAAGATCGTACACTTCCCGAAGATTATCATATTTTTGGTATGGCTCAGAAAATATTGGGAAATATGACCGAAGAAGAATTCCTGGCTTATCAACGCAATTACAATCTGATGACTTCCAAAATTCCAGAACCTGATTTGATGGTTTATTTGAAAGCGGATGTGGAAACCCTTCTGGCACGAATTAAAGAACGCGGTAGAGAAAGTGAAGCATCCATTCCTCCCAAATATCTGTCACAACTAAATGAACTCTACGATCTTTTTATCAATCGTCATGTAAAATGCCCGGTTTTGGTGATCGATGCCAATATAGATACACCTCTGCCAAAATATTTAAAAAATACGATCCAGAAAATAGTGGAAGAGATAAAAAATCTGAACTTGCGCGTAACGACTCCCGGCATCAGTAAATGGGTAACATTGCCGGAAACGGCAGCCACTTTGAAAGCCATCGATGCTGAAAGTAAATTGGAAAAATATCTCCAGGAAAATCCTAAACTTATTGCGGTTGCCGGAAATGTGGGGCTGGGAAAATCAACTCTGGCTGCAATTATGCAGAGAAGTCTTAAGATAAATGGTTTGTACGAAAATCCGGAGAAAAATCCGCTTCTGGAAAAATTCCTGGCAGATAAACAAACTTTTTGTTACGATCTTCAGCTCCACTTTTTGAAAATGCGAAAAGAACTCCAACTAAAAGGAAAGGCAAAGCAGGAAAGCTTTGTAATGGATCGCTCTCTGCCGGAAGACCTGCTGGTTTTCTGCTACCAATTTCATGAAGATGGTTATCTTACGGCAAACCAGCTGGATGATCTTACAGCAAGATTCAAAGCGGTTTGCAACGAAATTCCTCCCGCCGATCTTCTGATCTTATTGAACGGTAGAAGTGATCTGGCCTGGAGTAGAATTCAGCAGCGGGGCAGAGAAATGGAAATCGCCGGTGGTTGGAACAAAAATGAGATAGAATCCTTGAATAAATATTATCGAACTTATTCCACTGATGTAACAAGATTTGGATTTCATAAAGGCAAAGTTATGGAGATCGATGTAGAAAAACTGGATTTTACCAACCGCATTCATGTCGGCTATATTTTTGATGGAATTCACAGAATTTTTCAGGAGGATTATAATGAATAG
- the queD gene encoding 6-carboxytetrahydropterin synthase QueD has translation MFKLNVTSQFASAHKLNGYDGACKNLHGHNWKVRVGIECEKTDKIGMTIDFGIVKTELNDLMEYLDHSFLNDLPSFKDQNPTSENIAKYIYDEMKKRISVEGCKVADVEVWESDKSSLVYYE, from the coding sequence ATGTTTAAGCTGAATGTAACATCGCAGTTTGCTTCGGCTCATAAATTGAACGGCTACGATGGAGCCTGCAAAAATCTGCACGGTCACAATTGGAAAGTGCGGGTTGGAATTGAGTGCGAGAAAACCGACAAGATCGGAATGACGATAGATTTTGGAATTGTGAAAACTGAATTGAATGATCTGATGGAATATCTTGATCATAGTTTTTTGAATGATCTTCCCAGTTTTAAAGATCAAAACCCTACCTCGGAAAACATCGCAAAATATATTTACGATGAAATGAAAAAAAGAATTTCCGTGGAAGGTTGTAAAGTAGCAGATGTGGAAGTGTGGGAATCGGATAAATCATCGCTGGTTTATTACGAATAA
- the dxs gene encoding 1-deoxy-D-xylulose-5-phosphate synthase, with translation MLEKIKKPTDVQQLSLAELQELAKDIRKRIIEVTAKNGGHVAPSLGATDLTVALLKVFDPKNDKMVWDVGHQSYAYKILTERNDRFNTLRQLNGISGFNNIFESEYDAFGVGHASTSISATLGITVAREKRQEKGYNIAIIGDGALTGGMSFEALNHAGHLQKDMIVILNDNNMSISKNVGALQAYLTNILVSRSYNAFKNAIWDFVHLMPSRIRRRMILSARKIEENLINSLAPNIIFEDLGFKYVGPIDGHNVPRMVRIFKKVIRNMNGPIFIHIVTKKGKGYDHAEDDASRFHGLGPYEIESGKCKGKNGTSYSLVLGNSLCEIAEKNKNVIAITAAMTDGTGLSKFAEKHPERFFDVGIAEQHAVTFAGGLATQGFKPFVAIYSTFLQRALDQVIHDIALQKLPVVFCLDRAGLVGEDGATHHGAFDLSYLNIIPNLAIMAPSDADEFEAMLLFAANYYDGPIAIRYPRGSARKCQIDHKPIEIGKFEMRQKGGKIAVIGIGKSFIDAEMIVDKMKIDFPEIKPCLVNARWMKPLDEKFLSELEENFDIVFTIEENCLKGGFGEAIKSRLVNARAQIYSFGLPDEFVTYGKTDELKNLIGLSTDQIYEKIKNILQN, from the coding sequence ATGTTAGAAAAGATAAAAAAGCCGACTGATGTTCAGCAGCTTTCATTAGCAGAACTTCAGGAACTGGCAAAAGATATACGAAAAAGAATTATCGAAGTTACCGCAAAAAACGGCGGTCATGTAGCTCCAAGTCTGGGAGCAACAGATCTTACAGTTGCACTGCTAAAAGTTTTCGATCCCAAAAATGATAAAATGGTTTGGGATGTAGGTCATCAATCTTATGCCTACAAAATTCTAACTGAAAGAAATGATCGTTTTAATACTCTGCGCCAGCTAAACGGAATAAGTGGTTTTAATAATATTTTTGAAAGCGAATATGATGCTTTCGGAGTAGGACATGCCAGTACATCCATTTCTGCTACGCTGGGCATCACGGTAGCTCGGGAAAAGAGGCAGGAAAAAGGTTATAACATTGCCATTATCGGTGATGGTGCTCTCACGGGAGGTATGTCTTTCGAAGCCTTGAATCATGCAGGGCATCTGCAAAAAGATATGATCGTTATCCTGAATGACAACAACATGTCGATTTCCAAAAATGTGGGAGCTTTGCAGGCATATCTTACCAATATTCTGGTAAGCCGTTCTTACAATGCTTTTAAAAATGCGATTTGGGATTTTGTTCACCTTATGCCCAGCAGAATTCGTAGAAGGATGATCTTAAGTGCCAGAAAAATCGAGGAAAATCTGATCAATTCTCTGGCTCCAAATATTATTTTTGAAGATCTCGGTTTTAAATATGTCGGTCCGATCGATGGACATAATGTGCCCAGGATGGTAAGGATTTTCAAAAAAGTTATCCGCAACATGAATGGCCCGATCTTTATCCATATCGTTACTAAAAAAGGCAAAGGTTACGATCATGCCGAAGATGATGCATCACGTTTTCACGGCTTGGGACCTTACGAAATTGAATCGGGAAAATGCAAAGGAAAGAACGGAACTTCCTATTCTCTGGTTTTGGGAAACAGTTTGTGTGAAATAGCCGAAAAAAACAAAAATGTAATCGCAATTACTGCTGCCATGACCGATGGAACCGGTTTATCTAAATTTGCTGAAAAGCATCCCGAAAGATTTTTCGATGTGGGAATTGCCGAACAGCATGCAGTTACTTTTGCAGGTGGATTGGCAACGCAGGGCTTCAAACCGTTTGTAGCAATATATTCCACCTTCCTGCAGCGTGCTTTGGATCAGGTTATCCACGATATTGCACTGCAAAAACTGCCGGTTGTATTTTGCCTGGATCGAGCCGGCTTGGTGGGCGAAGACGGGGCAACTCATCATGGCGCTTTCGATCTTTCCTATTTGAACATAATTCCCAATCTGGCAATCATGGCTCCGTCTGATGCAGATGAATTTGAAGCGATGCTGCTCTTTGCTGCAAATTATTATGACGGTCCAATCGCGATCCGTTATCCGCGCGGTTCTGCACGTAAATGCCAGATCGATCACAAACCAATTGAAATCGGCAAATTTGAGATGCGGCAAAAAGGCGGGAAAATTGCTGTTATTGGAATTGGAAAATCATTTATCGATGCCGAGATGATCGTGGATAAAATGAAGATTGATTTTCCAGAAATAAAACCCTGTCTGGTTAATGCCCGTTGGATGAAACCGTTGGATGAAAAATTTCTGTCTGAATTGGAAGAAAATTTCGATATTGTTTTTACAATCGAAGAAAATTGTCTGAAGGGCGGTTTTGGCGAAGCAATAAAATCTCGCCTCGTGAATGCCAGAGCACAAATATATTCCTTTGGTCTGCCCGATGAATTCGTTACCTATGGCAAAACAGATGAATTGAAGAATCTGATCGGACTCAGCACTGATCAAATCTACGAAAAAATCAAGAATATTTTGCAGAATTAG
- a CDS encoding 5'-nucleotidase, lipoprotein e(P4) family, whose product MNRLYLISLILLVVFCLFSQDAIQTKKAETIKFYNQEILYPVLWQKTSAEYKALAYQAYNLATFRLSVALQKTFPKPLAVVVDLDETVLDNMEFEILSILENKSYSKHFAEWNENNNSRLVPGALEFLNYANKNDVEIFYITNRDEDKHFDGTLKNLKELNLPFADKEHLFMRTTTSSKQPRRNMVSENFHIALFIGDNLIDFSDVFRQKTIEQRAFLADSLKTEFGRKFIVLPNPVYGEWIKTIYQYKRDLSENERFLLEKEALLK is encoded by the coding sequence ATGAATAGATTATATCTGATATCATTGATTTTACTGGTTGTATTTTGTTTATTTTCACAGGATGCGATCCAAACAAAAAAAGCAGAAACGATTAAATTTTATAATCAGGAAATTTTATATCCCGTTCTCTGGCAGAAAACCTCTGCAGAATATAAAGCTCTGGCTTACCAGGCTTATAATCTGGCTACTTTCAGATTGTCAGTTGCTCTGCAGAAAACATTTCCCAAACCTTTGGCGGTTGTTGTCGATCTGGATGAAACGGTTTTGGATAATATGGAGTTTGAAATTTTATCGATTTTGGAGAATAAAAGTTATTCCAAACATTTTGCAGAGTGGAACGAAAACAATAATTCCAGACTTGTACCGGGAGCATTGGAATTCTTGAATTATGCCAATAAGAATGATGTAGAAATTTTCTATATTACGAATAGAGATGAAGATAAACACTTTGATGGAACGCTGAAAAATCTTAAGGAATTGAATTTACCATTTGCAGATAAAGAACACCTTTTCATGAGGACAACAACTTCCAGCAAACAACCAAGGAGAAATATGGTTTCAGAGAATTTCCATATTGCACTATTTATTGGTGATAATTTGATAGATTTTTCTGATGTCTTCCGACAAAAAACTATAGAACAAAGAGCATTTCTTGCCGATAGTTTAAAAACTGAATTTGGGAGAAAATTTATTGTTTTGCCAAATCCAGTTTACGGTGAATGGATCAAGACAATCTACCAGTATAAAAGAGATCTGAGCGAGAACGAAAGATTCCTTCTGGAAAAAGAAGCTTTACTTAAATAA
- the yihA gene encoding ribosome biogenesis GTP-binding protein YihA/YsxC: protein MRIVESKFIKSAVKPSQYPASAFSDFAFVGKSNVGKSALINTILNRKAIAKVSGTPGKTRLINFFEIRFKNENDEDGFMNFVDLPGYGYAKVSKKERESWQTMILNYFAKRIQLKGVIMLADIRHKADPKDKIMLDMLIQNNIPFIIAATKSDKLAKSKINRIVKKLAVGLQVKNAQIKAVSSLKKTGFEEILAWISQQIS, encoded by the coding sequence ATGCGAATTGTTGAATCAAAATTCATAAAAAGTGCCGTGAAGCCTTCCCAATATCCGGCGTCTGCTTTTTCCGATTTTGCCTTTGTAGGAAAATCAAATGTCGGTAAATCCGCTTTGATCAATACCATACTGAACCGAAAAGCAATTGCCAAAGTAAGCGGAACTCCCGGTAAAACCAGATTGATAAATTTTTTCGAAATCCGCTTCAAAAATGAAAATGATGAAGATGGATTTATGAACTTCGTGGATTTACCCGGATACGGCTATGCCAAAGTAAGCAAAAAAGAACGTGAATCCTGGCAGACAATGATTTTGAATTATTTTGCCAAACGGATTCAATTGAAGGGCGTGATAATGCTGGCAGATATTCGCCACAAAGCCGATCCCAAAGACAAAATAATGCTGGATATGCTGATTCAGAATAATATTCCATTTATCATCGCAGCAACCAAATCTGATAAGCTGGCAAAAAGTAAAATCAATAGAATTGTTAAAAAGCTGGCTGTTGGATTGCAGGTAAAGAATGCTCAGATAAAAGCTGTTTCATCTCTCAAAAAAACCGGTTTTGAAGAAATTTTGGCTTGGATATCCCAACAGATAAGTTGA
- a CDS encoding TonB-dependent receptor — translation MKRLLVLAVLSILLLVPIAAFAQTGTIAGQVTIAENGNPLADVAVYLGDSKTGTYTKQNGQFTLKNVPVGTHTITVSMMGYRKQSKEIEVNVDETTIVKFEMEMESINIEGISVLSDRAESDTPIAYTDVDKEEITSTLGSRDIPLVLTTTPSVYSTGQGGGAGDARINIRGFDQANVAVMINGVPVNDMENGWVYWSNWDGLGDATSSIQVQRGLSAINLAVPSIGGTMNMITDPTQMDKGVRFKQEYGSGGFQKKTLIANSGLVNDKYAFSFNVTRKTGDGVIDATWTDAWSYYLATSYKINDNNRLEFYAAGAPQRHGQNLYKQNMAAYNHDYAEDNSGVPDSELADYFSDFPESDAGMFYNENWNTVDPNYSGKQWWNGDLHDRFSPNFLNERENYYHKPQINLNWFTKLNEKLDVYSIIYYSGGKGGGTGTFGSVNWDYSGPSRVVDWNSTIAENDTLSTGSAGILRNSVNQQWTIGAISRAYYQINENLKSSVGVDWRTAEIDHFREVRDLLGGDYFFFDGNDFDTADEYEKELGDKIDYYNTNKVGWFGGYAQGEYVKDKLKASLMVGLSSVQYQYTDHFVMEGGDELYTETDWIMGYQTKGGASYRISNSFGVYGNAGYINKCPIFDEVINDWTGELIDDPENEKFLSMETGFNFVGLDEMLNINTGLYYTNWIDQSKSFSVDTPNDEIKIFVSGIDSRHIGAEMEVEYQPISLAKFDLSLSKGDWTYLNDLENVVYEDDAGFTDTLNIYVKDLKVGDAPQTQLSFGTTLYPVPGLDINVNYKYFDDFYAAWDPFSRQDPNDDEESWQIPAYGVMDLHISYKLPTIVKGFDVEAYGHIFNLLDDVYVLEAVDNSAYNAWADWGSPPHYPHSGSSAEVFFGLPRTFNAGLSLSF, via the coding sequence ATGAAAAGATTGCTTGTGTTAGCTGTTTTGTCAATTCTGCTTCTTGTACCAATTGCTGCTTTTGCTCAAACTGGTACAATTGCAGGACAAGTAACTATCGCAGAAAACGGTAATCCGCTAGCCGATGTTGCTGTTTATCTGGGAGATTCAAAAACCGGTACTTACACCAAACAGAATGGACAATTTACTTTGAAAAATGTACCAGTTGGAACTCACACGATAACTGTAAGTATGATGGGTTATAGAAAACAATCCAAAGAGATTGAAGTGAACGTGGATGAAACCACAATTGTTAAATTCGAAATGGAAATGGAATCGATTAATATCGAAGGAATCAGTGTATTATCTGATAGAGCTGAATCAGATACACCAATTGCCTACACAGATGTGGATAAAGAAGAAATTACTTCTACATTAGGTTCTCGTGATATTCCTCTTGTTCTTACTACTACACCAAGTGTGTATTCTACAGGACAAGGTGGCGGAGCTGGTGATGCCCGTATTAACATTAGAGGTTTCGATCAGGCAAATGTTGCTGTTATGATCAATGGTGTTCCTGTTAACGATATGGAAAATGGCTGGGTTTACTGGTCAAACTGGGATGGCCTTGGCGATGCTACTTCATCGATCCAGGTTCAGAGAGGTTTGAGTGCTATCAATCTTGCTGTTCCTTCTATTGGTGGTACTATGAATATGATCACCGATCCAACTCAAATGGATAAAGGTGTTAGATTTAAGCAGGAATATGGCTCCGGTGGTTTCCAAAAGAAAACTTTGATTGCAAATTCAGGTTTAGTTAACGATAAATACGCTTTTAGTTTTAACGTTACCCGCAAAACTGGAGACGGCGTTATCGATGCAACCTGGACTGATGCCTGGTCATACTATCTTGCTACAAGCTACAAAATAAATGACAATAACCGTCTTGAATTCTACGCTGCCGGCGCTCCTCAAAGACACGGCCAAAACTTGTATAAACAAAATATGGCTGCCTACAACCATGATTATGCTGAAGATAATTCTGGCGTTCCCGATAGTGAACTCGCTGATTATTTTTCTGATTTCCCAGAATCAGACGCAGGTATGTTCTACAATGAAAATTGGAACACTGTAGATCCTAATTATAGTGGAAAACAATGGTGGAATGGTGATCTTCATGACAGATTTTCACCAAATTTCCTCAACGAACGTGAAAACTATTATCATAAACCACAGATCAATCTTAACTGGTTTACAAAATTGAATGAAAAATTAGATGTTTATTCAATTATTTATTATTCTGGTGGTAAAGGTGGTGGTACCGGTACTTTCGGTAGTGTAAACTGGGATTATTCAGGACCATCCAGGGTTGTTGATTGGAATTCCACAATTGCTGAAAATGATACTTTAAGCACTGGTTCAGCAGGTATCCTGCGTAACAGCGTAAACCAGCAATGGACAATTGGTGCAATTTCCAGAGCTTATTATCAGATAAACGAAAATTTGAAAAGTTCTGTTGGCGTTGATTGGAGAACGGCGGAAATTGACCACTTCAGAGAAGTTCGTGATCTTCTGGGTGGAGATTATTTCTTCTTCGATGGCAATGATTTTGACACTGCTGATGAATATGAAAAAGAACTTGGTGACAAAATTGATTATTACAATACCAATAAGGTTGGCTGGTTTGGTGGTTACGCCCAAGGTGAATACGTAAAAGATAAACTGAAAGCTTCCTTAATGGTAGGTTTATCTTCTGTTCAGTATCAATATACCGACCACTTCGTAATGGAAGGTGGAGATGAATTGTATACAGAAACAGATTGGATTATGGGATATCAAACCAAAGGTGGTGCCAGTTATAGAATCAGCAATAGCTTTGGTGTTTATGGAAATGCCGGCTACATCAACAAATGCCCTATCTTTGATGAAGTGATCAATGACTGGACAGGTGAGTTGATTGATGATCCTGAAAATGAAAAATTCTTGTCTATGGAAACAGGATTCAATTTTGTTGGTTTAGATGAAATGCTGAATATTAATACAGGTTTATATTATACAAACTGGATCGATCAATCCAAAAGCTTTTCTGTAGATACTCCCAATGATGAAATCAAAATTTTTGTAAGCGGAATCGATTCCAGACACATCGGCGCCGAAATGGAAGTTGAATATCAACCAATTTCACTGGCAAAATTTGATCTTTCACTTTCCAAAGGTGATTGGACATACTTGAACGATCTGGAAAATGTAGTTTATGAAGATGATGCTGGTTTCACAGATACACTTAATATCTACGTAAAAGATCTGAAAGTAGGTGATGCTCCTCAAACTCAGCTTTCCTTTGGAACAACACTTTATCCTGTACCAGGTCTTGATATCAATGTAAATTATAAATATTTTGATGATTTCTATGCTGCCTGGGATCCGTTCAGTCGTCAAGATCCAAATGATGATGAAGAAAGCTGGCAGATTCCTGCTTACGGTGTGATGGATTTACATATATCTTATAAACTCCCAACGATCGTGAAAGGATTTGACGTAGAAGCTTATGGACATATCTTCAATTTATTGGATGATGTTTATGTTCTGGAAGCTGTGGATAACAGTGCTTACAATGCCTGGGCTGATTGGGGTTCACCTCCACATTATCCACATAGTGGAAGTTCTGCAGAAGTCTTCTTTGGTCTGCCCAGAACCTTCAATGCTGGATTGTCATTATCATTCTAA